The following coding sequences lie in one Arachis stenosperma cultivar V10309 chromosome 5, arast.V10309.gnm1.PFL2, whole genome shotgun sequence genomic window:
- the LOC130983003 gene encoding uncharacterized protein LOC130983003 isoform X1, with translation MKQQLPCVDAKLQKIKEKRREEKRREEKRSISARVFHSISFTTILSSSSSAVSLVRQSLPSQHASDDAATCFRRRRARRCLNAWSKGRFGLRQAETWWSENRDKVYKRYNVHSSAVKSSNQAGAPHRTEGAGSIEGHRTRVLFKSKL, from the exons ATGAAGCAGCAGCTACCTTGCGTTGATGCTAAATTGCAGAAGattaaagagaagagaagagaagagaagagaagagaagagaagagaagcaTTTCTGCTAGggtttttcattcaatttcaTTCACCACCATTCTCTCATCCTCTTCCTCTGCTGTATCTCTTGTTCGCCAATCCTTGCCGTCACAACACGCCTCAGACGACGCCGCAACTTGCTTCCGCCGCCGCCGCGCAAGACGCTGCCTCAACGCTTGGAG CAAGGGAAGATTCGGACTGCGTCAAGCAGAGACTTGGTGGTCAGAGAACCGGGACAAGGTATACAAAAGGTATAATGTTCATAGTAGTGCAGTCAAGTCTTCCAACCAAGCAGGGGCACCGCATAGGACAGAAGGTGCTGGTTCTATTGAGGGACACCGCACAAGGGTCCTGTTTAAGAGcaaactataa
- the LOC130983003 gene encoding GDSL esterase/lipase At5g45960-like isoform X2: MVSSSSSAVFLIRSSSPCNPLLQPLATRFRFHGRRATRFSTPRNPLPRRLQPASRCRITRFPRFLSASYLGLKEFLPPYLDPNLTNQERISGVSFASDGSGYDTLTPTLSLSITLLSFFIYILFITCLKWL; encoded by the exons ATGgtctcttcctcttcctctgcCGTCTTTCTCATCCGCTCATCTTCGCCGTGCAACCCGCTTCTGCAGCCGCTCGCAACCCGCTTCCGCTTCCACGGCCGCCGCGCCACCCGCTTCTCCACGCCGCGCAACCCACTTCCCCGCCGCTTGCAACCCGCTTCCCGCTGCCGCATAACCCGCTTCCCCCGCTTTCTATCAG CTTCGTATTTAGGGCTTAAAGAGTTTTTGCCACCATATTTGGATCCAAATCTCACAAATCAAGAACGCATCTCAGGAGTCAGCTTTGCTTCTGATGGTTCTGGTTATGACACACTTACACCAACTCTCAGTTTATCTATAACACTACTCTCTTTCTTTATCTACATCTTATTTATCACATGCCTGAAATGGTTATAA
- the LOC130983003 gene encoding uncharacterized protein LOC130983003 isoform X4 — protein sequence MKQQLPCVDAKLQKIKEKRREEKRREEKRSISARVFHSISFTTILSSSSSAVSLVRQSLPSQHASDDAATCFRRRRARRCLNAWRYMMRMLCTVAMKCCNMF from the exons ATGAAGCAGCAGCTACCTTGCGTTGATGCTAAATTGCAGAAGattaaagagaagagaagagaagagaagagaagagaagagaagagaagcaTTTCTGCTAGggtttttcattcaatttcaTTCACCACCATTCTCTCATCCTCTTCCTCTGCTGTATCTCTTGTTCGCCAATCCTTGCCGTCACAACACGCCTCAGACGACGCCGCAACTTGCTTCCGCCGCCGCCGCGCAAGACGCTGCCTCAACGCTTGGAG GTATATGATGAGAATGCTTTGTACAGTAGCAATGAAGTGCTGTAATATG TTCTGA
- the LOC130983003 gene encoding uncharacterized protein LOC130983003 isoform X3 produces MKQQLPCVDAKLQKIKEKRREEKRREEKRSISARVFHSISFTTILSSSSSAVSLVRQSLPSQHASDDAATCFRRRRARRCLNAWRYMMRMLCTVAMKCCNMQGKIRTASSRDLVVREPGQGIQKV; encoded by the exons ATGAAGCAGCAGCTACCTTGCGTTGATGCTAAATTGCAGAAGattaaagagaagagaagagaagagaagagaagagaagagaagagaagcaTTTCTGCTAGggtttttcattcaatttcaTTCACCACCATTCTCTCATCCTCTTCCTCTGCTGTATCTCTTGTTCGCCAATCCTTGCCGTCACAACACGCCTCAGACGACGCCGCAACTTGCTTCCGCCGCCGCCGCGCAAGACGCTGCCTCAACGCTTGGAG GTATATGATGAGAATGCTTTGTACAGTAGCAATGAAGTGCTGTAATATG CAAGGGAAGATTCGGACTGCGTCAAGCAGAGACTTGGTGGTCAGAGAACCGGGACAAGGTATACAAAAGGTATAA